Proteins from one Pirellulales bacterium genomic window:
- a CDS encoding zincin-like metallopeptidase domain-containing protein yields MVTTTDKAARPDIYTTITNCIIEQLSQGTLPWRKPWSAEHMAGRISRPLRFNGQPYSGINVIVLWMTAEASGFVSPFWLTYRQCQELGGFVKKGEHGSQVVYASTFKKKEENDAGEQIEEEILFLKTYTVFCADQCESLPKHYYQLVEPPKEKLERIAAVDQFVANIKADVRYGGNQAYYSLTGDYVQMPPFETFRDAESQAATLLHELVHFTRHPSRLNRDFGHKRFGDEAYAVEELTAEIGSAFLCADLQITPEVRDDHAAYIGHWLKVFKDDRRAIFSAASHASRAVDYLHGLQPNS; encoded by the coding sequence ATGGTTACCACCACCGATAAGGCGGCACGTCCTGACATTTACACCACGATCACCAACTGCATCATTGAGCAGCTTTCGCAGGGGACCCTGCCCTGGCGAAAGCCGTGGTCCGCCGAGCACATGGCCGGGAGAATTTCGCGGCCACTGCGCTTCAACGGGCAACCCTATTCGGGAATCAACGTGATCGTTTTGTGGATGACGGCCGAGGCGAGCGGGTTTGTGTCGCCATTTTGGCTCACGTATCGCCAATGTCAGGAGCTTGGAGGTTTCGTGAAGAAGGGAGAGCATGGCTCGCAGGTGGTTTACGCCTCGACGTTCAAAAAGAAGGAAGAGAACGACGCTGGCGAGCAGATCGAAGAGGAGATTCTGTTTCTCAAGACCTACACCGTGTTTTGTGCGGATCAGTGCGAGAGCTTGCCCAAACACTATTACCAACTCGTCGAGCCGCCCAAGGAAAAGCTGGAACGTATCGCGGCGGTTGACCAATTTGTCGCCAACATCAAGGCGGATGTTCGCTACGGCGGAAACCAGGCGTACTACTCGCTCACGGGCGACTACGTCCAGATGCCGCCGTTTGAAACCTTCCGCGATGCCGAATCGCAGGCGGCCACGCTCTTGCATGAGCTTGTTCATTTCACGCGGCATCCGTCACGACTCAATCGCGATTTCGGCCACAAACGTTTTGGCGACGAAGCTTACGCCGTCGAAGAATTGACCGCTGAGATCGGCAGTGCGTTTCTCTGTGCCGATTTACAGATCACGCCCGAAGTGCGGGACGATCACGCGGCTTACATCGGGCACTGGCTGAAAGTGTTTAAGGATGATCGACGCGCAATCTTTTCGGCCGCGTCGCACGCCAGCCGAGCGGTTGATTATCTGCACGGTCTGCAGCCCAATTCGTAA
- a CDS encoding LuxR C-terminal-related transcriptional regulator, with the protein MTKHPASALGDHADFLPELPLAGESWRMIFGHLRLSPRQIEITRLMLRSASNLQIAQVLGVSEGTVKTQVQRIFNRASVHDRMEFAMRVLALSHELADGRPCHPVG; encoded by the coding sequence ATGACCAAGCATCCGGCCAGCGCGCTCGGCGATCACGCCGATTTCTTGCCAGAGCTTCCTCTCGCTGGCGAAAGCTGGCGGATGATCTTCGGCCATCTGCGCCTTTCGCCAAGGCAGATCGAAATCACGCGACTGATGCTGCGAAGCGCCAGCAACCTGCAGATCGCGCAGGTCCTTGGCGTCAGCGAAGGAACGGTTAAAACGCAAGTGCAGCGGATATTCAATCGCGCCTCTGTGCATGACCGCATGGAGTTTGCCATGCGCGTACTGGCCTTGTCACACGAACTCGCCGACGGCCGCCCTTGTCATCCGGTCGGTTGA
- a CDS encoding PEP-CTERM sorting domain-containing protein produces the protein MRATDSHPRRYYHSKIACSAVAIVLTFAFNGGSAAAAPISTLFNTGVDDNGKPLPDGTIGDAHYSLLSAPQGSTSQIVVLDDYSKEPLSFYSGEPQDNLSTWILPNQQTLNDGVNGEYEYRTTFTLSGFDPATAQIVGMTSSDNYVAEIDLNGVPIGSGYSSPPLNTNQFAAGYLPFSISEGFLPGINTIDFWVTNTPNPPFDGSATGLRVEMTGTASVPEPATFVLAAMSVLILLFGIGRRKRLAIMPIIAVIAVAVQPSQSVATTIIVPGQANPWLAGTPDGTMGGNGFDTVPAESPIAVSGLMIFGGDVLTFSVSGIVSHGDDDPTGHGPDGDLNDILRRDSGAENGIADLRAPIDALIGVFLDNSAPNSLSAPPSLDFASQAARDFLTLSPGLRQPFYIGDGLTSLGLVQQIIAPAGATRLFLGDMDGHQWSNNTGEFIVNLPEPSMRALVSVGVISSLLALRLRTHVDSIAARS, from the coding sequence ATGCGCGCTACGGATTCGCATCCGCGTCGATATTACCATTCAAAGATCGCGTGTTCAGCCGTCGCAATCGTTCTGACGTTTGCATTTAACGGTGGGTCGGCCGCAGCTGCGCCGATCAGCACGCTTTTCAATACCGGCGTGGACGATAACGGAAAACCACTCCCCGATGGAACGATCGGCGACGCGCACTACTCGCTTCTATCGGCACCGCAAGGAAGCACCTCTCAGATTGTCGTGCTCGACGACTACAGCAAGGAACCTCTCTCTTTTTACAGCGGCGAGCCGCAGGACAATCTGTCCACTTGGATTTTGCCAAACCAGCAGACATTGAACGACGGCGTAAACGGCGAGTACGAGTACCGAACGACATTCACCCTGAGCGGGTTCGATCCGGCCACGGCCCAGATTGTGGGCATGACGAGTTCGGATAACTACGTTGCCGAAATCGACCTAAACGGGGTGCCGATCGGTAGCGGCTATTCATCGCCGCCCTTAAACACAAATCAGTTCGCCGCCGGCTACCTACCCTTTAGCATTTCCGAGGGTTTCCTACCGGGAATCAATACGATTGATTTCTGGGTCACCAATACGCCGAATCCGCCGTTCGACGGCTCGGCAACCGGTTTGCGAGTGGAAATGACCGGCACTGCAAGCGTTCCCGAACCGGCGACGTTCGTACTGGCGGCCATGTCCGTGCTGATCTTGCTTTTTGGAATCGGAAGACGTAAGAGGCTGGCGATCATGCCGATCATCGCCGTCATCGCAGTGGCCGTTCAGCCATCACAAAGTGTTGCCACTACAATCATCGTTCCCGGTCAAGCGAATCCATGGCTGGCCGGGACGCCCGACGGTACGATGGGCGGCAACGGATTTGACACCGTACCCGCGGAGTCTCCCATAGCGGTTAGCGGATTGATGATTTTTGGCGGCGATGTTCTGACCTTCTCGGTCAGCGGCATTGTATCGCATGGGGACGACGATCCGACGGGGCATGGACCAGACGGGGACCTTAACGATATTTTGCGCCGGGATTCCGGCGCCGAAAATGGCATTGCCGATTTACGAGCGCCAATCGATGCGCTGATCGGTGTCTTCCTGGACAACAGTGCCCCCAACTCACTTTCGGCGCCACCATCGCTTGATTTTGCCAGCCAGGCCGCACGCGATTTCTTAACTCTTTCGCCCGGACTCCGGCAACCATTTTATATTGGCGACGGGCTGACGTCGTTGGGGCTTGTGCAGCAAATCATTGCGCCGGCGGGGGCCACGCGGCTTTTCCTGGGCGACATGGACGGGCATCAATGGTCGAATAACACGGGCGAATTCATCGTGAATTTGCCCGAGCCGTCTATGAGAGCGCTGGTCAGTGTTGGAGTCATATCGTCCCTGCTTGCTCTGCGGCTGCGAACACACGTTGACTCAATCGCCGCGCGCTCATGA
- a CDS encoding alpha-amylase family glycosyl hydrolase, giving the protein MIVDQAFDFPAFNVPSFNTIVIYELHIGTFNNDFAGAIAKLDYLQQLGINAVEVMPVTQNPLFSDHTPTDHDWGYDPVQLFAIKSKYGTPHDFKEFVKQCHLRHIAVIVDVVYNHLVGNNLLKRFGGFSLASIPNGIYLYGGDRVDTGFGPRPDFGRPQVRQYIADNALTLLQDYNVDGLRFDDTRDIRTYAKGNGRENNAEGIQLLREINAAYRTTAPEKLSIAEDLQSYGEIVNRTDADPTALEFNSQWDDTLFYNVRRAMVAVNDQDRNLQDVTRSLELKLNNDVFSRVIYTENHDKVGHPDDSDKQTRLPALIDVNDPESVFAKRRSTLAAGILLTAPGIPMLFQGQEMLDTRAFGFKSQTPVDFGRAENPKYRGIVQLYRDLIALRRNVAGKSRGLTGQNLNVFHVDDGNKTLAYHRWENGDAGDDVVVAANLSNNRQAALNIGFPRGGLWHVRFNSGAKVYDPSFENGDSFDTLASPGGKDGLAFNANVGIGPYSIVILSQ; this is encoded by the coding sequence GTGATCGTCGATCAGGCTTTTGACTTTCCAGCATTCAACGTCCCTTCCTTCAACACCATCGTTATTTACGAGTTGCACATAGGCACCTTCAACAACGACTTTGCCGGCGCCATTGCCAAGCTCGACTATTTGCAGCAGCTCGGCATCAACGCCGTGGAGGTGATGCCAGTTACGCAGAACCCGCTCTTTTCGGACCACACACCCACCGACCATGATTGGGGTTACGACCCGGTACAACTTTTTGCGATCAAATCGAAATATGGAACACCCCACGATTTCAAGGAATTCGTAAAGCAATGCCACCTGCGACATATCGCTGTCATCGTCGACGTGGTCTACAACCACCTGGTAGGCAACAATCTGCTCAAGCGCTTCGGTGGCTTTTCGCTGGCCTCGATACCGAACGGCATTTATCTCTATGGCGGCGACCGCGTTGACACTGGCTTCGGGCCGCGTCCGGATTTCGGCCGCCCACAAGTGCGCCAGTACATTGCCGACAATGCATTGACATTGTTGCAAGACTATAACGTTGATGGCCTTCGCTTTGACGACACTCGCGATATCCGTACCTACGCCAAGGGAAATGGCCGGGAGAATAACGCCGAGGGCATCCAGCTGCTGCGCGAGATAAATGCGGCTTATCGCACCACCGCGCCTGAGAAGCTTTCGATCGCTGAAGATTTGCAGAGCTACGGCGAAATCGTCAACCGTACGGACGCCGATCCCACCGCGTTGGAATTCAATAGCCAGTGGGACGACACGTTGTTTTACAATGTTCGTCGGGCCATGGTTGCGGTCAATGACCAAGATCGGAATCTGCAAGACGTCACGCGTTCGCTGGAGCTGAAACTCAATAACGATGTCTTTAGCAGAGTGATTTATACTGAGAATCACGACAAGGTCGGCCATCCTGACGATTCGGACAAGCAGACCCGGCTGCCGGCGTTGATCGACGTCAATGACCCCGAAAGCGTCTTTGCCAAGCGACGTTCGACGCTCGCTGCCGGCATCTTGCTCACGGCCCCCGGCATACCCATGTTATTTCAGGGCCAGGAAATGCTCGACACGCGCGCTTTTGGGTTTAAGTCGCAGACGCCCGTAGATTTCGGCCGTGCGGAAAATCCGAAGTACCGCGGCATAGTGCAGCTTTATCGTGATCTCATCGCACTACGGCGCAACGTCGCCGGGAAGTCCCGCGGGCTTACCGGCCAGAACCTCAACGTGTTCCACGTTGACGACGGCAATAAGACGCTCGCTTATCACCGCTGGGAGAACGGCGATGCAGGCGATGACGTGGTCGTGGCGGCGAATTTATCGAACAATCGGCAGGCCGCATTGAATATCGGATTTCCCCGCGGTGGTTTGTGGCATGTCCGATTCAATAGCGGCGCGAAGGTTTATGATCCGAGCTTCGAGAACGGCGACAGCTTCGATACGCTTGCGAGCCCCGGCGGGAAGGATGGACTCGCTTTCAATGCTAATGTAGGTATTGGGCCCTATAGCATTGTCATCCTGTCTCAGTGA
- a CDS encoding thermonuclease family protein, producing the protein MNKKRWRPLAYLLLILAGCDFTEAPASRQLTQPLDSTAAAANTLPQSQTADVQPSIAEEFRSWSDDTGKFHSEAVFIELRGDLVFVKKRDGAIVGVHMSRLSAADQRYVESHATSRHTLIGKVIGVSDGDTLTLIYGDKRQHRIRLLGIDAPENHQSHGDMSRQELNSRTYGRDVLVEWNDTDTSEFVLGDVFVAHDWINKRLVDGGHAWHLPGDFSSVLADSEAGAREKRVGLWIASDPIPPWDFRKREEAVKVAKPASPPPSYQAPPVRPTVSSSHHDGGFDVPSFSSGESDRVQVRGYFRKNGTYVHPHTRSRPHR; encoded by the coding sequence GTGAATAAAAAACGTTGGCGACCACTCGCATATCTGCTGCTTATTCTTGCCGGCTGCGATTTCACCGAGGCGCCGGCTTCGCGACAGCTTACTCAACCACTGGACTCAACTGCTGCTGCGGCTAACACGCTGCCGCAATCTCAAACGGCCGATGTTCAGCCTTCGATCGCGGAAGAGTTTCGCAGTTGGTCCGACGATACCGGCAAGTTCCATTCCGAGGCGGTCTTTATCGAGCTGCGCGGGGATCTCGTCTTCGTCAAAAAACGGGACGGCGCTATTGTCGGCGTTCATATGTCGCGGCTATCCGCAGCCGATCAGCGTTACGTCGAAAGCCATGCCACGTCCCGCCACACGCTTATAGGTAAAGTGATTGGCGTTAGCGACGGCGATACCCTCACACTCATTTACGGAGACAAGAGGCAACATCGCATCCGGCTCTTGGGTATCGATGCTCCCGAAAATCATCAATCACATGGCGACATGTCTCGGCAAGAACTGAACTCCCGAACCTATGGTCGTGACGTCCTTGTAGAATGGAACGACACCGATACGTCGGAATTCGTGCTGGGCGACGTATTTGTTGCCCACGATTGGATCAATAAACGACTGGTTGATGGCGGCCACGCGTGGCACCTGCCAGGAGATTTCTCTTCCGTGCTCGCCGACTCGGAGGCCGGAGCGCGCGAGAAACGCGTAGGACTTTGGATTGCCAGCGATCCGATTCCGCCGTGGGATTTTCGAAAAAGAGAGGAAGCGGTAAAGGTCGCCAAACCAGCGTCCCCACCTCCTTCGTATCAAGCGCCTCCTGTACGGCCCACCGTCTCATCATCTCATCACGATGGCGGCTTCGATGTGCCGTCGTTTTCAAGTGGGGAAAGCGATCGTGTGCAGGTTCGCGGTTACTTCCGTAAAAACGGTACCTACGTCCACCCTCATACGCGTTCGCGACCTCATCGCTAG
- the mobF gene encoding MobF family relaxase: protein MLRIMQSRSLNHARSYFSTADYYSEGRETIGRWRGDGARLLGLEGTIEQPDWEALCDNRHPASGETLTVRRKDDRTIGYDFNFHVPKSVSLLFARTHDERIVEAFRDSMDETMQDVEQDMATRVRKGGRDDNRPTHNMVWGEYIHLTSRPVDGVPDPLLHGHCYVFNTTFDSQENRWKAGQFREIKRDAPYFEALFHSRFAHRLHELGLPIERTKTGWELAGIDRDLVDKFSRRTQQIEDLAREKGIIDPELKAELGGRTREHKQKDLKFEELQRVWNERMTGSERAALDKLAGKLGGDAEPADPTAPLRAVDYATEHVFTRKSVVPERHLLATALKRSVGQATVAEVKEEAAGRDFITGDRKGRRMVTTPHVLAEEQRIIDFARDGRGTCAPFVRDFQDFQNTELSAEQQAAVKHILASRDRLVALRGAAGVGKTRLMSETARAIEENGTQVFAFAPSTDASRIVLRNDGFTNAETVATLLVNEKLQEQCAGQLIWIDEAGLMDSRTTAEVLALADRLDARVLLSGDRYQHGSVARGDVLRMLETEAGIIPAEVNRIQRQERLEYREAIQALSEHRMLEGYERLDRLGWIEELPYSERYQKIAADYLEAVQDDKTALVVCPTHLEGARVTRRIREGSRESGKLSSEERTFVRLENAHLTEAERGDRINYAPGDVLVFHQNAKGFRRGERLVVEADAVLPLDQAARFQVFRTTQLNLAEGDIVRITHNGRTADERHRLENGAVYRVHHFDEAGNVVLDNGWLVGSEYGHLAHGYVSTSHASQGKTFERVFVAQGRVSFAASSSEQFYVSTSRGTEQVRIYTEDKEELLDAVRRSDERLTATEFVHDIPQRQIERWRENERPERESVRQREREPYVYER, encoded by the coding sequence ATGTTGCGGATCATGCAGAGCCGAAGCTTGAACCACGCGAGAAGTTACTTCTCGACGGCCGACTATTATTCGGAAGGACGAGAAACCATCGGCCGCTGGCGCGGTGACGGCGCGCGTCTGCTGGGCCTGGAAGGCACCATCGAACAACCGGACTGGGAAGCTCTCTGCGACAATCGCCACCCGGCCAGCGGCGAGACCTTGACCGTGCGGCGCAAGGACGATCGCACCATCGGCTATGACTTCAACTTCCACGTACCTAAAAGTGTGTCGTTGCTTTTCGCCCGGACGCACGATGAACGGATCGTCGAAGCGTTTCGCGATTCGATGGACGAGACCATGCAGGACGTCGAGCAGGACATGGCCACCCGCGTGCGTAAGGGCGGCAGGGACGACAATCGTCCCACACATAATATGGTGTGGGGCGAATATATCCATCTGACATCACGCCCCGTGGATGGCGTTCCAGACCCGTTGCTGCACGGACATTGCTACGTCTTTAACACGACCTTCGATTCGCAGGAGAATCGTTGGAAGGCCGGACAGTTCCGTGAAATCAAACGTGATGCGCCGTATTTCGAGGCGTTGTTCCATTCGCGGTTCGCACATCGGCTGCACGAACTGGGCTTGCCGATCGAACGAACCAAGACCGGTTGGGAATTGGCCGGCATCGACCGCGACCTGGTAGACAAGTTCTCGCGGCGGACGCAGCAGATCGAGGATTTGGCCAGGGAAAAAGGAATCATCGATCCGGAACTCAAAGCGGAACTGGGTGGCAGGACGCGTGAGCATAAACAAAAGGATCTCAAATTCGAGGAGCTGCAGCGCGTCTGGAACGAGCGGATGACGGGCTCGGAACGGGCGGCGCTCGACAAGCTGGCGGGCAAGCTCGGCGGCGACGCGGAGCCGGCCGATCCGACAGCGCCCCTGCGCGCGGTCGATTACGCCACCGAGCATGTCTTTACCCGCAAGAGCGTGGTGCCGGAGCGACATCTCTTGGCCACCGCCTTGAAACGTTCGGTGGGCCAAGCGACCGTGGCGGAAGTTAAAGAGGAGGCAGCCGGCCGAGACTTCATCACGGGTGACCGCAAAGGCCGACGGATGGTGACGACCCCTCACGTATTGGCCGAAGAACAGCGGATCATTGATTTTGCCCGGGACGGACGAGGGACCTGTGCGCCGTTCGTACGCGATTTTCAGGACTTCCAAAACACAGAACTCAGCGCCGAGCAGCAAGCGGCCGTCAAACATATTCTTGCATCGCGCGACCGGCTCGTCGCTTTGCGCGGCGCTGCCGGTGTCGGTAAGACGCGCCTCATGTCGGAGACTGCCCGCGCCATCGAGGAAAACGGTACGCAGGTATTCGCCTTCGCGCCGTCGACCGATGCCAGCCGCATCGTGCTGCGCAACGATGGCTTCACCAACGCCGAGACGGTGGCCACATTGCTTGTCAATGAAAAGCTGCAGGAGCAATGCGCCGGACAGCTCATCTGGATCGACGAGGCCGGGCTGATGGATTCCCGCACGACCGCCGAGGTCTTGGCGCTCGCCGATCGCCTGGATGCAAGAGTCCTGCTTTCGGGCGATCGGTATCAGCATGGTTCCGTCGCTCGCGGCGACGTGCTGCGGATGCTGGAAACCGAAGCCGGGATCATCCCGGCCGAGGTTAATCGCATCCAGCGGCAAGAGCGATTGGAATATCGCGAGGCGATCCAGGCTTTGAGCGAGCATCGTATGCTCGAAGGCTACGAACGGCTCGATCGCCTTGGATGGATCGAGGAGCTTCCCTATAGCGAGCGTTATCAAAAGATTGCCGCCGATTACCTTGAAGCAGTCCAGGACGATAAAACGGCTCTCGTGGTTTGTCCGACGCACCTGGAAGGCGCCCGTGTGACGCGCCGGATTCGCGAGGGCTCGCGCGAATCCGGAAAACTCTCGTCGGAAGAGCGAACATTCGTGCGGTTAGAAAACGCGCATCTGACCGAGGCCGAACGAGGTGATCGAATCAACTACGCGCCGGGCGACGTTCTGGTCTTCCATCAGAACGCCAAGGGATTTCGGCGCGGTGAGCGGCTGGTGGTCGAAGCGGACGCCGTGCTGCCGCTAGACCAGGCGGCCAGATTCCAGGTCTTCCGAACAACGCAATTGAATCTAGCCGAGGGAGATATCGTGCGCATTACGCACAATGGCCGTACCGCCGACGAACGGCACAGGTTAGAAAATGGTGCCGTATACCGCGTTCATCATTTCGATGAAGCCGGCAACGTTGTGCTGGACAATGGCTGGCTCGTCGGCAGCGAATATGGGCATCTGGCCCACGGCTACGTCAGCACGAGTCACGCCAGTCAAGGCAAGACGTTCGAACGTGTGTTCGTGGCGCAGGGACGCGTCAGTTTCGCGGCGTCTTCGAGCGAGCAGTTTTACGTCTCGACATCCCGCGGCACCGAGCAAGTTCGTATTTACACCGAGGATAAGGAAGAATTGCTCGATGCGGTCAGACGATCCGACGAACGGCTAACTGCTACCGAATTCGTCCATGACATTCCACAGCGGCAAATCGAGCGCTGGCGGGAGAATGAGCGTCCCGAACGAGAATCGGTGCGACAGCGCGAGCGGGAGCCCTACGTCTATGAAAGATGA
- a CDS encoding addiction module protein, with product MTVSHKDIDYTQLSPAERILLAQELWDSVIAAKRAPATTPEQRAEVERRMTLADLGQMPSRPWADIRAAKPPKE from the coding sequence ATGACGGTTTCGCATAAGGACATCGACTATACGCAGCTTTCGCCGGCCGAGCGCATCCTGCTCGCTCAGGAACTCTGGGACAGTGTGATTGCCGCTAAACGGGCACCCGCCACAACGCCTGAACAACGCGCCGAGGTGGAACGCCGCATGACGCTGGCCGACCTTGGCCAGATGCCAAGCCGCCCGTGGGCGGATATCAGAGCGGCAAAGCCGCCGAAGGAATGA
- a CDS encoding type II toxin-antitoxin system RelE/ParE family toxin, with translation MRLPLTLLDCAEADIAHAVSWYDRQVPGLGDSFYSHVARTLDAIEQFPASYQQDFGMVRRAITHRFPFAVYYRILTDTVQVVAILGCHLDPSAIRSRLTDEPRH, from the coding sequence ATGAGACTTCCGCTTACCTTACTCGACTGTGCCGAGGCCGACATCGCTCACGCGGTGAGCTGGTACGATCGCCAGGTGCCGGGCCTCGGTGACTCATTTTATTCGCACGTGGCACGCACGCTCGACGCCATCGAGCAGTTTCCGGCAAGCTACCAACAAGATTTCGGCATGGTCCGCCGTGCAATTACGCACCGCTTCCCTTTTGCCGTCTACTACCGGATACTCACCGACACCGTTCAGGTCGTCGCCATACTCGGTTGCCATCTTGACCCCTCGGCCATTCGTTCCCGGCTCACCGACGAGCCGCGGCATTGA
- the tnpA gene encoding IS200/IS605 family transposase: MEKYRTGSHSRFDLKYHFVWITKYRKPVLVDAVGIRLPELVREVCRSNEIEIIERSVSPDHVHVLLSCPPNLSPSKIMQYIKGKSSRKLLMEFRHLQKAFRGRHLWARGYSVASSGNVTDGVIQEYIRQQDGTEPDDGGGNFRITKS; this comes from the coding sequence ATGGAAAAGTACCGCACTGGCTCGCACAGTCGATTTGACCTGAAGTACCATTTTGTGTGGATCACAAAGTATCGGAAGCCGGTTCTGGTCGACGCGGTGGGAATTCGGCTCCCCGAGTTGGTGCGCGAGGTTTGTCGAAGCAACGAGATTGAGATCATCGAAAGATCGGTGTCTCCCGACCATGTGCATGTGCTGCTGTCTTGTCCGCCGAATCTGTCACCAAGCAAGATTATGCAGTACATCAAGGGCAAAAGCTCCCGAAAGTTGCTGATGGAGTTCCGGCACCTGCAAAAGGCGTTCCGGGGGCGGCATTTGTGGGCCCGCGGCTACTCCGTGGCATCCAGCGGCAACGTCACGGACGGGGTGATCCAAGAATACATCCGCCAGCAGGACGGCACCGAGCCAGACGACGGTGGCGGCAATTTCCGCATTACCAAATCGTGA
- a CDS encoding transposase → MAKILAIDLGKFKSVACLLNSADGEFFYRTVATTPAAIRELLLEVTPDRLVIEIGAQAGWIADLSESLKIELQVANPHHEAWRWKNVRRKTDRDDALRLAQMSEMGSLPTVHMPGKATRQWRNMITYRHALVTRRTAIKNSIRSILDQQGITWPSGRAGWTKKTLEKLDTYTSTVNQAGTIELWRMQLSLEQRALQEVEQLVDLVEAKLDEVAAADERVRQLRTIPGVGPRLG, encoded by the coding sequence GTGGCGAAGATTCTGGCGATCGACCTGGGCAAGTTCAAGAGCGTAGCATGCCTGCTTAACTCGGCTGACGGCGAGTTCTTCTATCGGACGGTAGCGACAACTCCCGCTGCTATTCGAGAATTGCTTTTGGAGGTGACACCAGACCGCCTCGTGATCGAGATCGGAGCCCAAGCGGGATGGATCGCCGACCTCAGTGAGTCGCTGAAAATTGAGTTGCAAGTAGCCAATCCGCACCACGAAGCGTGGCGTTGGAAGAACGTACGGCGCAAGACTGATCGAGACGACGCGCTACGACTGGCGCAAATGTCGGAGATGGGCAGTCTTCCTACTGTGCATATGCCAGGGAAGGCGACCCGCCAGTGGCGGAACATGATTACGTACCGGCATGCGCTAGTGACGCGGCGGACCGCTATCAAGAATAGCATTCGGTCGATACTCGACCAGCAAGGTATTACCTGGCCGTCGGGTCGCGCCGGCTGGACGAAGAAGACGCTTGAAAAGCTGGACACGTACACGTCAACGGTCAATCAGGCAGGTACCATCGAATTGTGGCGGATGCAGTTGTCCCTGGAGCAGAGGGCACTCCAGGAGGTCGAACAGCTCGTCGACCTGGTCGAAGCTAAGCTCGACGAAGTTGCCGCCGCTGATGAGCGGGTTCGTCAATTGCGAACCATTCCGGGTGTGGGTCCACGGTTAGGGTAG